In the genome of Nycticebus coucang isolate mNycCou1 chromosome 12, mNycCou1.pri, whole genome shotgun sequence, one region contains:
- the LOC128562739 gene encoding putative methyltransferase-like protein 7A yields MALTIFILRLAVYILGFPVFLMNFLGLWSWICKKWFPYFLASFTVTYNKQMASKKRELFGNLQEFVGPSGKLSLLEVGCGTGANFKFYPSGCRVTCVDPNPNFEKFLIKSIAENRHLQFERFVVASGENMHQVADGSMDVVVCTLVLCSVQNQGQILREVCRVLKPGGAFYFMEHVAAEPSTWNSFWQQVLDPLWYLLFDGCNLTRESWKSLERASFSKLKLQHIQAPLSWKLVRPHIYGYAVK; encoded by the exons ATGGCGCTTACCATCTTCATTCTCCGGCTGGCCGTCTACATCCTGGGATTTCCCGTGTTCTTGATGAACTTTCTGGGCTTGTGGAGCTGGATATGCAAAAAATGGTTTCCCTATTTCTTGGCGAGTTTCACTGTGACATACAACAAACAAATGGCAAGCAAGAAGAGGGAGCTCTTCGGCAACCTGCAGGAGTTTGTGGGCCCCTCTGGGAAGCTGTCCCTGCTGGAGGTGGGCTGTGGCACTGGGGCCAACTTCAAGTTCTACCCGTCTGGGTGCAGAGTGACCTGTGTTGACCCCAATCCCAACTTTGAGAAGTTTTTGATCAAGAGCATTGCTGAGAACCGACATCTGCAATTTGAGCGTTTTGTGGTGGCTTCTGGGGAGAACATGCACCAGGTGGCCGATGGCTCTATGGACGTGGTGGTCTGTACCCTGGTCTTGTGCTCAGTGCAAAATCAGGGACAGATTCTCCGAGAAGTGTGCAGAGTGCTCAAGCCG GGAGGGGCTTTTTATTTCATGGAGCACGTGGCAGCTGAGCCATCCACCTGGAATTCCTTCTGGCAACAGGTCCTGGATCCTCTCTGGTACCTTCTGTTTGATGGGTGCAACCTGACCAGAGAGAGCTGGAAGTCGCTGGAGCGGGCCAGCTTCTCTAAGCTGAAGCTCCAGCACATTCAGGCCCCGCTGTCCTGGAAGTTAGTGCGCCCTCATATCTATGGGTACGCGGTGAAATAG